One Pirellulales bacterium genomic window carries:
- a CDS encoding lysylphosphatidylglycerol synthase transmembrane domain-containing protein: protein MCHLTNALQPLRKHLSLLLRIGLSVGLMAILLWRQDWPTLGATFAQLDPIGWTLGLAIFLVSQLLSAVRWHSLARPLGFTAGLPRFVRLYAEGMFFSLCLPSSIGGDVVKAYRLGNTAASRVLAACSVVADRLTGLCAVLVIGLAALAARQWGWSGGGALLLGMVFYLVACLAMTAALMLSGVLTRRLSPDSRLRKFTVALDPYHDRPSLFWRGIAWGVGVQGCNVLSVMFLGRALGLELQLADYAAVVPLVALATTLPISLNGVGVREGAMVLLLDDYGVSTEVSTTLALVWFTVQVAGGLLGGLVYALAPKLDAISGDASLENSPQEVYKHAA, encoded by the coding sequence ATGTGCCACCTGACCAACGCCCTTCAGCCCCTACGCAAACATTTGTCGCTCTTATTGCGGATCGGCCTGAGCGTGGGCCTAATGGCAATTTTACTATGGCGACAAGATTGGCCGACTTTGGGAGCCACTTTTGCGCAGCTTGACCCGATAGGTTGGACGCTGGGCCTGGCGATTTTTTTGGTCTCGCAATTGCTCTCCGCGGTTCGCTGGCACAGCCTGGCCCGGCCGCTGGGATTTACCGCTGGCTTGCCACGTTTTGTGCGTCTATATGCCGAAGGAATGTTTTTTAGCCTGTGCCTCCCCTCATCGATCGGAGGGGATGTGGTCAAGGCGTACCGCCTGGGGAATACCGCCGCATCCCGCGTCTTGGCGGCTTGTTCGGTTGTGGCGGATCGACTAACGGGGTTATGCGCGGTGCTGGTCATCGGGCTGGCCGCGCTGGCCGCTCGGCAATGGGGCTGGTCGGGCGGGGGGGCGCTGCTCTTGGGTATGGTTTTTTACCTGGTGGCCTGCCTGGCAATGACCGCGGCGCTCATGCTCAGTGGAGTCCTTACCCGGCGACTTTCCCCCGATTCTCGCCTGCGCAAATTCACCGTCGCTCTCGATCCTTATCATGATCGGCCTAGTCTGTTCTGGCGGGGTATTGCCTGGGGCGTCGGTGTCCAGGGGTGCAATGTGCTCAGCGTCATGTTTCTGGGCCGGGCGTTGGGTCTGGAACTACAACTGGCGGATTACGCCGCGGTGGTGCCGCTGGTCGCACTAGCCACCACGCTTCCCATCAGCCTGAATGGCGTGGGCGTGCGGGAGGGAGCCATGGTGCTGCTTTTGGACGATTACGGCGTTTCGACCGAGGTCAGCACGACCCTGGCCCTGGTTTGGTTTACCGTGCAGGTCGCGGGGGGACTCTTGGGCGGGTTGGTTTATGCCCTGGCTCCCAAATTGGATGCGATTTCCGGTGATGCCAGCCTGGAAAATTCCCCACAGGAAGTTTACAAGCACGCGGCATAA